Proteins encoded within one genomic window of Lysinibacillus louembei:
- a CDS encoding SIR2 family NAD-dependent protein deacylase, which produces MEQIVEWLTSSKHTVVLTGAGMSTESGLADFRSKSGWWQQIDPRTVATTEALTSNYALFQQFYAARIQALEDVKPHDGHFILANWQRRGLIQHIATQNVDGLHTLAGSDNVDELHGSIRSVRCQKCGQAAEMQHFLAKEACPCGGKLRPNVVLFGENLPQEAWNHTLSHMKAAQLVIVIGTSLEVYPVSQLPHMTNGKTVYINLESGQSHFDLTIEGKAGETLKIIDALLKHDTI; this is translated from the coding sequence ATGGAGCAAATTGTAGAATGGTTAACATCATCAAAGCATACCGTCGTTTTAACAGGGGCAGGCATGTCAACGGAGAGTGGGCTAGCCGATTTTCGCTCGAAAAGTGGCTGGTGGCAACAGATTGACCCACGCACTGTCGCAACAACGGAGGCGCTCACTTCGAATTATGCGCTGTTCCAGCAATTTTATGCGGCTAGAATACAAGCATTAGAGGATGTTAAGCCACATGATGGGCATTTTATTTTAGCGAATTGGCAGCGACGTGGACTTATCCAGCATATTGCTACACAAAACGTTGATGGGCTACATACGTTAGCAGGTAGTGACAATGTAGACGAGCTGCACGGCTCGATTCGCTCAGTGCGCTGCCAAAAATGCGGTCAAGCGGCTGAAATGCAGCATTTTTTAGCAAAAGAAGCATGTCCATGTGGTGGGAAATTGCGTCCGAATGTCGTGCTGTTTGGTGAAAATTTGCCACAGGAGGCATGGAATCATACATTGTCCCATATGAAGGCAGCGCAGCTTGTTATTGTGATTGGCACAAGCTTAGAGGTATATCCAGTGAGTCAATTGCCACACATGACAAACGGCAAAACGGTCTATATTAATCTGGAAAGTGGGCAAAGTCATTTTGATCTAACAATTGAGGGCAAGGCAGGAGAAACATTAAAAATAATCGATGCGTTGCTTAAGCATGATACAATATAG
- a CDS encoding methyl-accepting chemotaxis protein, producing MKHWSIRTKLGLLFSMPIILLIVIFIVNMLLSQQSFTHLKTILYDEVYTAQTSLIEADRDLYQANLAIIRMFESTSNQEIDANKKDYEENIEQVTQRVQKARQLLEGTDAFTALLHEQSGQTMAQNFDLFNENFTHWQSQALQSTLAVEEIDATFEMARSNLDEIEQLIDSTAQQSIESLQSDNQWKNIVMIAALVITLAIVVSIGIIVIKRIVQIILMIMRETEQIASGNLAGEALQLNQQDELGKLGQSVNTMKENLRSLVQSVDNAAEEVVETSNVVSAVVEETTVSIENITNAIHDMAKGASQGAIDAETTNEKVQEVSHQVERVAEVTASMLTQSQEATSASAEGMKQVVQLRDTATASTKVLADVHAVMSELLAKVTSIGTVTEVISGIADQTNLLALNASIEAARAGEHGKGFAVVADEVRKLAEESANATTQIREMIQLMLKESTNASTALQQTQVIAGKQEQVTIETEQAFQTISQSIETIQHSISEVSQGMHNITSLQNGTATAIESMTAITEQTAATTEEVAASADEQHKAIESVARSADELQTLSKELKQILSQFSY from the coding sequence ATGAAACATTGGTCTATTCGTACAAAATTAGGTTTACTATTTTCCATGCCGATTATTTTGCTAATTGTCATATTTATCGTCAATATGCTGCTAAGTCAGCAAAGCTTTACGCATTTAAAAACAATTTTATATGATGAGGTATACACTGCCCAAACAAGCCTGATTGAGGCAGACCGTGATTTATATCAGGCAAATCTAGCAATTATTCGCATGTTTGAGAGCACAAGCAATCAAGAGATTGATGCGAATAAAAAGGATTACGAGGAAAATATTGAGCAGGTAACGCAGCGTGTCCAAAAGGCACGTCAATTGCTGGAAGGAACAGATGCCTTTACCGCATTGTTACATGAACAATCTGGTCAAACAATGGCCCAAAACTTTGATCTTTTTAATGAAAATTTTACACACTGGCAAAGTCAAGCATTGCAGTCCACTTTAGCGGTCGAGGAAATTGATGCGACCTTTGAAATGGCACGCAGTAATTTAGATGAAATTGAGCAATTAATTGATAGCACTGCCCAACAATCAATCGAAAGCTTACAATCAGATAATCAATGGAAGAACATTGTAATGATTGCTGCTTTAGTCATTACGCTAGCGATTGTTGTGAGCATTGGCATCATCGTGATCAAGCGAATTGTCCAGATTATTTTGATGATTATGCGTGAAACAGAGCAAATTGCCAGTGGCAATCTTGCGGGTGAAGCGCTACAGCTAAACCAGCAGGACGAGCTAGGTAAGCTAGGTCAATCGGTCAATACGATGAAGGAAAACTTACGCTCACTCGTGCAATCTGTAGATAACGCAGCTGAAGAGGTTGTCGAAACATCGAATGTAGTCAGCGCTGTTGTAGAGGAAACGACCGTATCTATTGAAAATATTACAAATGCGATTCATGATATGGCAAAAGGCGCTTCCCAGGGGGCAATCGATGCTGAAACAACAAATGAAAAAGTACAGGAAGTATCCCATCAAGTAGAGCGTGTTGCTGAAGTAACGGCGAGCATGCTGACACAATCGCAGGAAGCGACGAGCGCTAGTGCAGAAGGCATGAAGCAAGTAGTGCAGCTACGCGATACCGCAACTGCCTCTACAAAGGTGCTAGCAGATGTCCATGCCGTGATGAGTGAGTTGCTTGCAAAGGTAACAAGCATCGGTACTGTGACGGAGGTTATTTCTGGCATCGCTGACCAAACGAATTTACTTGCACTGAACGCAAGCATTGAGGCGGCACGTGCTGGTGAGCATGGCAAAGGCTTTGCGGTCGTGGCAGACGAGGTAAGAAAGCTAGCCGAGGAATCTGCCAATGCGACAACGCAAATTCGCGAGATGATTCAGCTCATGCTGAAGGAATCAACAAATGCTTCTACTGCCCTCCAGCAAACTCAAGTAATTGCAGGCAAGCAGGAGCAAGTGACAATCGAAACAGAGCAAGCTTTCCAAACGATTTCCCAATCTATTGAAACGATTCAGCACTCTATTTCGGAAGTTTCACAAGGCATGCATAACATTACGAGTTTGCAGAACGGCACAGCTACTGCAATTGAAAGCATGACCGCGATTACAGAGCAAACCGCCGCAACAACAGAGGAAGTAGCCGCATCCGCAGATGAGCAGCATAAAGCGATTGAAAGCGTTGCACGTTCCGCAGATGAGCTACAGACGTTGAGCAAGGAATTAAAGCAGATTTTAAGTCAATTTTCATATTAA
- a CDS encoding NfeD family protein: MFGFSLTAIYLTILIVIGSCTILYFVFADLADGIAEGIPFFDPAVILSFISITAASGYLLERFTSLTSIVAFVIALVIAAIFTALLYFFLLVPLRSAEVSLVYTDASLEGQTGRVIVPIPLDGFGEIVIESVNGIISKRAASYQGDEIPYDTKVLIIEVKEGTAFVTSYDKGFANA, encoded by the coding sequence GTGTTTGGATTTTCACTCACAGCGATTTATTTAACCATATTGATTGTGATTGGTAGCTGTACAATACTCTATTTCGTATTTGCTGATTTAGCGGATGGTATAGCAGAAGGAATCCCATTTTTCGACCCAGCTGTGATACTTTCATTTATTTCTATCACAGCAGCAAGTGGCTATTTGCTTGAACGCTTTACTTCTCTAACAAGCATTGTCGCTTTCGTCATTGCGCTAGTAATTGCAGCGATTTTCACCGCATTGCTGTATTTCTTCCTACTAGTCCCGTTGCGCTCAGCAGAGGTGTCGCTCGTTTACACGGACGCATCGTTAGAAGGGCAGACGGGGAGAGTCATTGTACCAATTCCGCTAGATGGCTTTGGTGAAATTGTTATCGAATCGGTGAACGGAATCATTTCGAAACGAGCAGCGAGCTATCAAGGTGACGAAATTCCATATGACACGAAGGTTTTAATTATTGAAGTAAAAGAGGGGACGGCTTTTGTTACATCATATGACAAAGGCTTCGCCAACGCATAA
- the abc-f gene encoding ribosomal protection-like ABC-F family protein, translated as MIELLKIHDVTLEFEQVVLLQNVRLSLTEGDVVGIVGKNGAGKSTLLHLLNGDMEPSTGTMQWQRHITPLYIQQEQETYDETSYANAELLAKWHVPDNDYSTLSGGEKLKLRLVAGFSKAKDLLLLDEPTNHLDDASIQLLIEQMKAYKGTIVVASHDRAFLDKVATKIWAIENKEIRAYHGNYTYYKKVRADERKAQQHAYEQQQKKIERIEGQLTNLTSWSNKAHAQSTKQEGFKEYHRVKAKRTDSQIKSKRKRLEQELKTAKVEQVAKPYEVQFEIHATAKRGKRFLEATGIEKRIGNKLLFKAQHFTIMHGEKVALIGPNGAGKTTFLQMVMGKEAYDGKLWLSPTASIGYLSQNVFDLPLMQTPAQIFHRATFEDRSVVQHLMKQLGFTAVHWENPIDTMSMGERVKLKLMQFILQNKDVLLLDEPTNHLDMESREQLEATLQQFTGTILAVSHDQYFLQQITDEQLIIEDGRLKKHVVQQEIQQDNSAVLLALETERQAVLGKLSLAQLGSEQYMKLDQRFNELTKEINVLKTK; from the coding sequence ATGATAGAACTATTAAAAATACATGATGTGACACTTGAATTCGAGCAAGTTGTTTTATTGCAAAACGTGCGATTATCGTTAACAGAAGGTGATGTTGTTGGCATCGTTGGCAAAAATGGTGCAGGCAAATCAACTCTTCTGCATTTGCTTAATGGTGATATGGAGCCAAGTACAGGCACTATGCAATGGCAGCGTCATATAACACCGCTCTACATTCAGCAAGAGCAGGAAACGTATGATGAAACGTCATACGCCAATGCCGAGCTTTTAGCGAAATGGCATGTACCTGACAATGACTATTCGACGTTAAGTGGCGGCGAAAAGCTGAAGCTGCGCCTTGTAGCGGGCTTTTCAAAGGCAAAGGACTTACTTTTATTAGATGAGCCAACAAACCATTTAGATGATGCAAGCATTCAGCTATTAATCGAGCAAATGAAAGCATATAAAGGAACGATTGTCGTTGCGTCGCATGACCGAGCGTTTTTAGATAAGGTTGCGACAAAAATTTGGGCGATTGAAAATAAAGAAATACGTGCATATCACGGCAACTACACGTATTATAAAAAGGTTCGTGCCGATGAACGAAAGGCGCAGCAGCATGCCTATGAGCAGCAGCAAAAGAAAATCGAGCGCATTGAGGGGCAGCTAACAAATTTAACAAGCTGGTCAAATAAAGCGCATGCGCAGTCAACAAAACAGGAAGGCTTTAAAGAATATCACCGTGTGAAGGCGAAGCGTACGGACTCTCAAATTAAATCAAAAAGAAAACGCCTAGAGCAGGAGCTAAAGACGGCAAAAGTAGAGCAGGTAGCAAAGCCGTATGAGGTGCAATTCGAAATTCATGCAACAGCGAAGCGAGGCAAGCGCTTTTTAGAGGCAACAGGCATTGAAAAGCGTATTGGGAACAAGCTGTTATTTAAAGCACAGCATTTTACAATTATGCATGGTGAAAAAGTGGCGCTTATCGGTCCAAATGGTGCGGGCAAAACGACTTTTTTACAGATGGTGATGGGGAAGGAAGCCTATGACGGCAAGCTGTGGCTCTCACCGACCGCATCCATCGGCTATTTATCGCAAAATGTCTTCGATTTGCCGTTAATGCAAACACCTGCGCAAATTTTCCATCGCGCTACCTTTGAGGACAGAAGCGTTGTTCAGCATTTAATGAAGCAGCTTGGCTTCACGGCGGTGCATTGGGAAAACCCAATTGATACGATGAGCATGGGCGAACGCGTCAAGCTAAAGCTGATGCAATTTATTTTGCAAAATAAAGATGTGCTGCTGCTAGATGAGCCAACAAATCATTTAGATATGGAGTCACGTGAGCAGCTAGAGGCGACATTACAGCAATTTACAGGCACCATTTTAGCGGTGTCACATGACCAATATTTTTTACAACAAATCACGGATGAGCAGCTTATCATTGAAGATGGCAGGTTAAAAAAGCATGTCGTACAGCAGGAAATTCAGCAGGACAATAGCGCAGTATTACTAGCATTAGAAACAGAGCGGCAGGCTGTCTTAGGGAAGCTAAGCCTTGCACAGCTTGGCTCTGAACAATATATGAAATTAGATCAACGCTTTAATGAGCTGACGAAGGAAATTAATGTGTTGAAAACTAAATAA
- a CDS encoding ABC transporter permease encodes MNNIPKLQVADAVEKAMEWLTGTFSGLFKIVQESGKTVMESVTALLTMVPPIVFILLIAILAFFATRRKFGLPIFSIIGLLFIYNQGLWEQLMNTFTLVLFSSIIAIVLGVPIGILMSKNSVAENIIKPILDFMQTMPGFVYLIPAVAFFGIGVVPGVFASVIFALPPTVRFTNLGIRQVPKELVEASDSFGSTGRQKLFKVELPLAKSTIMAGINQTVLLSLSMVVIASMIGAPGLGREVLSALQRAQVGNGFVAGLSLVIFAIIVDRLTQSLNKKK; translated from the coding sequence ATGAATAACATACCTAAGCTACAAGTAGCAGATGCTGTTGAAAAGGCTATGGAATGGCTAACTGGCACGTTTTCTGGCCTATTTAAAATAGTACAAGAGAGCGGCAAAACGGTCATGGAAAGCGTTACTGCCTTATTGACGATGGTTCCACCAATTGTCTTTATTTTACTCATTGCCATACTCGCCTTTTTCGCAACGAGAAGAAAATTCGGCTTACCGATTTTCTCAATTATTGGTTTGCTGTTTATTTACAATCAAGGATTATGGGAACAATTAATGAATACCTTCACGCTCGTTCTGTTCTCAAGTATTATCGCAATTGTATTAGGTGTACCAATCGGTATTTTAATGTCGAAAAATAGCGTGGCTGAAAATATTATTAAACCGATTTTAGACTTTATGCAAACAATGCCTGGCTTCGTTTATTTAATTCCAGCGGTTGCCTTTTTCGGCATCGGCGTCGTGCCAGGGGTATTCGCATCGGTTATTTTCGCCCTTCCCCCTACTGTACGCTTCACGAATTTAGGGATTCGCCAAGTGCCAAAAGAGCTTGTGGAAGCATCCGATTCTTTCGGTAGTACAGGTAGACAAAAATTATTTAAGGTTGAATTGCCACTTGCCAAGTCAACAATTATGGCTGGTATTAACCAAACAGTATTACTGTCGTTATCTATGGTCGTTATCGCTTCGATGATTGGTGCGCCAGGACTTGGGCGAGAAGTATTATCTGCATTGCAGCGTGCACAGGTCGGCAACGGCTTCGTTGCAGGATTAAGCTTAGTAATCTTTGCGATTATCGTAGACCGTTTAACGCAGAGCTTAAATAAAAAGAAATAG
- a CDS encoding DUF6612 family protein has protein sequence MKKKMFVALAGVAVIAAGCGTTATPKENTTDKSDLSLEEVFTKSSERQSEIKSFNATVTMTQAMELGDGSTVDTSANMKMGAVLEPTQFFVDGTISMTEPTSGDKLDMPMKMYMTAEDGFYMYDDTSKTWFKLPQDATLDEMLSQAGVQANAADQLQLLEKYVDDFTFEQTNKEYILTLNAGGDKFKQLIEEQVALTMPDAPIEQFENMSFEDTTYQLTIDKKTYDMKELKLDMIISMDIDGVQAKIDQKTTTTYDDFNNATVTIPQDVLENAQEINY, from the coding sequence ATGAAAAAGAAAATGTTCGTAGCCTTAGCAGGGGTGGCAGTGATTGCCGCTGGCTGTGGGACAACAGCAACACCGAAGGAAAATACGACCGACAAAAGCGATTTATCACTAGAGGAAGTATTTACGAAAAGCAGTGAGCGACAAAGCGAAATTAAAAGCTTTAATGCGACTGTGACAATGACACAGGCAATGGAGCTAGGCGATGGATCAACAGTGGATACATCCGCTAATATGAAAATGGGTGCAGTTTTAGAGCCAACACAATTTTTTGTTGATGGCACAATTTCTATGACGGAGCCTACAAGTGGTGACAAGCTAGATATGCCGATGAAAATGTATATGACAGCTGAGGACGGCTTTTATATGTATGATGACACATCGAAAACATGGTTTAAGCTGCCACAAGATGCGACGCTTGATGAAATGCTAAGTCAGGCAGGTGTCCAAGCGAATGCAGCAGATCAGCTGCAATTATTGGAAAAATACGTAGATGATTTTACATTCGAGCAAACAAATAAAGAATATATTTTAACATTGAATGCAGGTGGCGATAAATTCAAGCAATTAATCGAAGAGCAAGTCGCATTAACGATGCCGGATGCCCCTATTGAGCAATTCGAAAACATGTCATTCGAAGATACAACATATCAGCTGACAATTGATAAAAAAACATATGATATGAAAGAATTGAAATTAGATATGATCATTTCAATGGACATCGATGGTGTCCAAGCAAAAATTGACCAAAAAACAACGACAACATACGATGATTTTAACAACGCAACTGTCACAATCCCACAAGATGTATTAGAAAATGCACAGGAAATCAATTATTAA
- a CDS encoding GatB/YqeY domain-containing protein, producing MLKTTVFEQLKIAMKEKDTLAKGVLTLVKSALDLAEKEKGSVLTAEEEIAIVNREIKQTNQALEGAQSAGREDLIDKEQAKLEILKRFLPKQLTEEEIVAQLTAAGVTKGMNMGDAMKIAKPLLAGKADGALMSKAVKSLI from the coding sequence ATGTTAAAAACAACTGTATTTGAGCAATTAAAAATAGCGATGAAAGAAAAGGATACGCTAGCAAAGGGTGTATTAACGCTTGTTAAATCAGCATTAGACCTTGCAGAGAAGGAAAAGGGTAGCGTTTTAACAGCAGAAGAGGAGATTGCTATCGTCAATCGCGAAATTAAGCAAACGAATCAAGCGTTAGAAGGGGCACAATCGGCAGGAAGAGAAGATTTAATTGACAAAGAGCAAGCGAAACTAGAAATTTTAAAGCGCTTCTTACCAAAGCAATTAACGGAAGAGGAAATCGTTGCACAGCTGACAGCAGCAGGCGTTACAAAAGGTATGAATATGGGCGATGCGATGAAAATTGCCAAGCCACTTTTAGCAGGCAAAGCGGATGGGGCGTTGATGTCGAAGGCTGTGAAAAGCTTGATTTAA
- a CDS encoding SPFH domain-containing protein — protein sequence MADLFNTGMIGTLIIIGVVVFIIIALLGIYVSKYRTAGPDEALIVTGSYLGSKNVHTDETGNRIKIIRGGGTFVFPVFQQAEPLSLLSSKLEVTTPEVYTEQGVPVMADGTAIIKIGGSISEIATAAEQFLGKDKHEREMEAREVLEGHLRSILGSMTVEEIYKNRDKFSQEVQRVASQDLAKMGLMIVSFTIKDVRDKNGYLESLGKPRIAQVKRDADIATAEADKETRIKRAQADQEAQKAELARATEIAEAEKDNQLKVAEYRREQDIARARADQAYELETARAKQEVTEQEMQVQIIERQKQIELEEHEISRRERQYDSEVKKKADAERYAIEQQASAEKMKQLTQADAEKYRIEAQAQAEAERIRLDGLAKADAERAQGAAEAEIIRLRGLAEAEAKQKIAEAFEQYGQAAVLDMVVRMLPEYAKQIASPLSNIDKITVVDTGGGEGGGANKVTSYATNLMGSLQETLKASSGIDVKELIETYVGKNAIKQYVQQAPAPTPVAVSKPAQPKEELEITEE from the coding sequence ATGGCAGATCTTTTCAACACAGGTATGATAGGTACATTAATTATTATTGGGGTAGTTGTCTTTATTATTATCGCTCTTTTAGGAATTTACGTATCGAAATACCGTACAGCAGGTCCAGATGAAGCATTAATTGTGACAGGAAGCTACTTAGGCTCAAAAAATGTTCATACAGATGAGACAGGTAATCGTATTAAAATTATTCGTGGTGGCGGTACATTCGTATTTCCAGTATTCCAGCAGGCAGAGCCACTTAGCTTGCTATCTAGTAAACTAGAAGTAACAACACCAGAAGTTTACACAGAGCAAGGTGTACCAGTTATGGCAGACGGTACAGCCATCATCAAAATTGGCGGTTCGATTTCTGAAATCGCAACAGCAGCAGAGCAATTTTTAGGGAAAGATAAGCATGAGCGTGAAATGGAAGCACGTGAAGTATTAGAAGGGCATTTACGCTCGATTTTAGGCTCGATGACAGTAGAGGAAATCTACAAAAATCGCGATAAATTCTCACAGGAAGTACAACGCGTTGCCTCGCAAGATTTAGCGAAAATGGGTCTGATGATTGTATCATTTACAATTAAAGATGTGCGCGATAAAAATGGCTACTTAGAATCGCTAGGGAAGCCGCGTATCGCACAAGTAAAACGCGATGCAGATATTGCAACAGCAGAGGCAGATAAAGAAACGCGTATTAAGCGTGCACAAGCAGATCAAGAGGCACAAAAAGCCGAGCTTGCACGTGCAACAGAAATTGCGGAAGCGGAAAAAGACAATCAATTAAAAGTAGCAGAATATCGTCGTGAGCAAGATATTGCAAGAGCCCGTGCTGACCAAGCCTATGAGCTAGAAACAGCCCGTGCGAAACAGGAAGTAACAGAGCAAGAAATGCAAGTACAAATCATTGAGCGTCAAAAGCAAATTGAATTAGAAGAGCACGAAATTTCACGTCGTGAGCGTCAATATGATTCTGAAGTGAAGAAAAAAGCAGATGCGGAGCGTTATGCGATTGAGCAACAAGCTTCGGCAGAAAAAATGAAGCAATTAACACAGGCAGATGCGGAAAAATATCGTATCGAGGCACAGGCACAAGCTGAAGCAGAGCGCATTCGTCTTGACGGTTTGGCAAAAGCAGACGCAGAGCGTGCGCAAGGGGCAGCAGAGGCAGAAATCATTCGTCTACGCGGTTTAGCGGAGGCAGAAGCGAAGCAAAAAATCGCAGAAGCATTTGAGCAATACGGTCAAGCAGCCGTGTTAGACATGGTGGTTCGCATGTTGCCAGAATACGCGAAGCAAATCGCAAGCCCATTATCCAACATTGACAAAATTACAGTTGTTGACACAGGTGGTGGCGAAGGTGGCGGCGCCAACAAAGTTACTTCTTACGCAACAAATTTAATGGGGTCATTGCAAGAAACATTAAAAGCTTCATCAGGCATTGATGTCAAGGAATTAATTGAAACATACGTTGGTAAAAATGCCATCAAGCAGTACGTACAGCAAGCACCGGCACCAACACCAGTAGCAGTATCAAAGCCCGCACAGCCAAAGGAAGAGCTTGAAATAACGGAAGAATAG
- a CDS encoding GntR family transcriptional regulator: protein METKKLQIKKPRYQTIAEDIAAKIVEKKYIVGDKIYARSSLASQYGVSAETARRAIAVLQDLEIVEATKGSGVVITSYENAVKLIQRLEGVQTVRELQVSLQQAIDKQISDLMTMQETAKELVNRTERFRSINPFVPFQLEITEACPYLDQNLSEINFWHNTHATIIAIRKDDHLILSPGPYATLNIGNVIYFIGDDEAIVKVKDFLQI from the coding sequence ATGGAAACAAAAAAATTGCAAATTAAAAAGCCACGCTATCAAACGATTGCCGAAGATATTGCGGCAAAAATTGTGGAAAAAAAATATATTGTTGGTGATAAAATATATGCGCGTTCATCACTCGCATCACAATATGGTGTATCAGCAGAAACAGCCCGCCGCGCAATAGCGGTGTTGCAGGATTTAGAAATTGTGGAAGCGACAAAGGGCAGTGGTGTTGTCATCACCTCCTATGAAAATGCGGTCAAGCTCATTCAACGTCTTGAAGGCGTGCAAACGGTTCGAGAGCTACAAGTTTCATTGCAGCAAGCAATTGACAAGCAAATTAGCGATTTAATGACTATGCAGGAAACAGCGAAGGAATTAGTCAACCGGACAGAGCGCTTCCGCTCCATTAACCCTTTCGTTCCTTTTCAGCTTGAAATTACAGAGGCATGTCCATATTTAGACCAGAATTTAAGTGAAATTAATTTTTGGCATAATACACACGCAACGATTATTGCGATTCGCAAAGATGACCATTTAATTTTATCGCCAGGACCTTATGCAACACTGAATATTGGCAATGTCATTTATTTCATTGGTGATGATGAAGCGATCGTCAAAGTCAAGGATTTTTTACAAATTTAA
- a CDS encoding quaternary amine ABC transporter ATP-binding protein, whose translation MEKLKIEHVTKIFGKQTANALKLVEQQKSKTEILEKTGATVGVYDANFTVNEGEIFVIMGLSGSGKSTLIRLLNRLIDPTSGKIYIDGQNITALNKGELQNIRRQKMSMVFQNFGLFPHRTILENTEYGLEVRGISKEERRLKAEKALQNAGLLAYKDQYPSQLSGGMQQRVGLARALANDPEILLMDEAFSALDPLIRKDMQDELLELQANVQKTIIFITHDLNEALRIGDRIAIMKDGKIMQIGTGEEILTNPANDYIRTFLEDVDRSKVLTAENVMVRPMTVNVENDGPTVALKRMREEEISVLIAVDKLRNFKGYITANDALEGAKNGLKSVQSFVKTDMPIVDSTTLIQDILPIISDSPTPVAVVDEGKLRGILIRGVIIESLASSSQGGELNE comes from the coding sequence ATGGAAAAATTAAAAATAGAGCATGTCACCAAAATTTTTGGTAAGCAAACTGCGAATGCTTTAAAGCTCGTAGAACAGCAAAAGAGCAAAACGGAAATTCTTGAAAAAACAGGTGCAACGGTCGGTGTATATGATGCGAATTTCACCGTTAATGAAGGTGAAATTTTTGTTATTATGGGGCTTTCCGGTAGCGGGAAATCTACACTGATCCGTCTGTTAAATAGATTAATCGACCCAACTAGTGGGAAGATTTATATTGATGGGCAAAATATTACGGCTTTAAATAAAGGTGAGCTACAAAATATTCGCCGTCAAAAAATGAGCATGGTGTTCCAAAACTTCGGTTTATTCCCCCACCGCACGATTCTTGAAAACACAGAATATGGCCTAGAAGTAAGAGGCATCTCAAAAGAGGAACGACGATTGAAAGCAGAAAAGGCTTTACAAAATGCTGGCTTATTGGCTTATAAAGACCAGTATCCAAGCCAGCTATCAGGTGGGATGCAGCAGCGTGTAGGTCTTGCACGTGCCCTTGCCAATGATCCTGAAATTTTATTAATGGATGAAGCTTTTTCTGCACTCGATCCATTAATTCGAAAAGATATGCAAGACGAATTATTAGAGCTACAAGCGAACGTTCAAAAAACAATTATTTTTATTACCCATGATTTAAATGAGGCATTGCGTATCGGTGATCGCATCGCTATTATGAAGGACGGAAAAATTATGCAAATCGGCACAGGTGAGGAAATTTTAACGAACCCAGCCAACGATTATATCCGTACATTCTTAGAGGATGTTGACCGTTCGAAAGTATTAACAGCTGAAAATGTCATGGTACGTCCGATGACAGTGAACGTTGAAAATGACGGTCCAACCGTTGCTTTAAAACGTATGCGTGAGGAAGAAATCAGCGTTTTAATCGCCGTTGATAAGCTACGTAATTTCAAAGGCTATATTACAGCAAATGATGCGCTAGAAGGCGCTAAAAATGGCTTGAAGTCGGTACAGTCTTTCGTTAAAACAGATATGCCTATCGTCGATTCAACGACGTTAATTCAGGATATTTTACCAATTATTTCAGATAGCCCAACACCTGTTGCGGTTGTCGATGAGGGTAAATTGCGCGGCATTTTAATCCGCGGTGTCATTATCGAATCACTTGCCTCATCATCACAAGGAGGTGAGCTGAATGAATAA